DNA from Chitinophaga pendula:
CCTTCTTTATGGAGGAAGCCAAACGTATGGGTATAGACGTGCTTCCTCCCGATGTAAATGAATCTTTCAAAGGTTTTGCGGTGAATAAGCAGGGGCAAATCCGTTTTGGGTTAGCGGGTCTTAAGGGTGTGGGTGAAGCGGCGATCGAAAATTTACTGGAAGAACGTCAGAAAGACGGACTCTATAAGAACATATTTGATTTCATCAAGCGGGTAAATCAGCGGGCAGTTAACAAAAAATCGCTGGAAGCACTGGTGATGTCGGGTGCTTTCGACTGTTTCCCAGAGTTACACCGTGCGCAATACTTCCATAAGCCCGATAATGACAACACAAACGGCCTTGACAAGATCGTGAAGTTTGGGCAGCAGGTATCTGCAGGCTCGCCGACGGCAGGTGGCTTATTTGGCTTTGATGAATTACCGGAGGTGGAGCCACCGAAGATCCCACCTTGTGACCTATGGCCATTGATCCAGAAGCTGAACAATGAACGGGAGGTAACTGGTATCTATATTTCCGGACATCCACTGGATGACTACCGTTTTGAGCAGCGGTTCTATAACATGAACTCTGTGCAAGAACTTGTTGAATATCAGGCAGAAATATCCACTCCTGGTAGTACTGGCGGGAAATCGCGCGAGCGTAATTTCCGGCTGGCAGTATATGTTTCCGGTGCCCAGGAACGGATATCCCGAAATAACCGACAGTTTGGTATCATGTCAATTGAAGATTATTCCGGTAAGTTTGAGTTTGCACTATGGAGTGAGGACTTTATCCGATTTGGGCCTTATCTCAAAGCCGGGTTGTGTTTGTATGTAAATGGAGGCTTTAAGTCCAAACGATTCAATGACAATGAATACGAGTTCAAAGTAAATAGCATACAGCTATTACAGGAAGTAAAGAAAACGCATACGAAGCAGGTCTACCTGGCTACCAGACCAAAGTTTATTACGCGTGAATTCGTAGACTTCCTGTGTGACAATTTTTCTCGGCATCCGGGTAACAGCCAGCTGTCTGTACAACTAAAGGACCTGGATGATAATCTGACGGTAAAGTTGCATACTTTTAACAAACATATTGAGATGAATGACGAATTGGCACATTATCTCACAAAAGAGCCTAATATTGAAGTATACATTGAAACCAAACAATAGCGAATCATAGCATCCAGGGTTAGGATGGTCATTGTATATACGAACATAGAAATAATCAATAACTAGGGTGCCAAAAATGCAGTAATTTGCATGTGGATCAAAAATTGTTGACTAGATCGATAGTTTGAAGTAATAAATTGAAAAAGAGAAGTTTATAATCGTATTAAAATATCATAAAACTAAAAATATAACTATATGGCTTTAGAATTCACAGATTCCAACTTCCAAACGGAAGTTCTTGATTCCGATAAACTGTCTATTGTAGATTTTTGGGCTGAATGGTGTGGTCCTTGCCGTGCAATCGGGCCAATCATTGAAGAGTTGTCTAAAGACTACGCTGGTAAAGTTAATATTGGTAAAGTGAATGTGGATCATAACCCTCAGCTGTCTATTGATTACGGTATCACCAGTATCCCTGCTATCCTTTTCATCAAAGGAGGTAACGTGGTGGATAAACA
Protein-coding regions in this window:
- the trxA gene encoding thioredoxin; its protein translation is MALEFTDSNFQTEVLDSDKLSIVDFWAEWCGPCRAIGPIIEELSKDYAGKVNIGKVNVDHNPQLSIDYGITSIPAILFIKGGNVVDKQVGAVPKAVLEKKIQANL